The Streptomyces sp. RKAG293 genome includes a region encoding these proteins:
- a CDS encoding RidA family protein yields MSDNSRTHESALQKTAITPATHTTPPARFSHGVRKGNLLQVAGQVGFLPAVDGQAPTPAGPTLREQTLQTFANVKAILEEGGSSWEDVIMTRVYLTDTAHFAEFNEIYNEYFAGLKEAPSARTTVYVGLPAGLLIEIDALAVLG; encoded by the coding sequence ATGAGCGACAACTCCCGGACCCACGAGTCCGCCCTCCAGAAGACCGCCATCACCCCGGCGACCCACACCACCCCGCCCGCCCGGTTCTCGCACGGCGTGCGCAAGGGGAACCTGCTCCAGGTCGCCGGCCAGGTCGGCTTCCTGCCCGCCGTGGACGGCCAGGCCCCGACCCCCGCCGGCCCGACGCTCCGCGAACAGACCCTCCAGACGTTCGCCAACGTCAAGGCGATCCTCGAAGAGGGCGGCTCCTCCTGGGAGGACGTCATCATGACGCGGGTCTACCTCACCGACACCGCGCACTTCGCCGAGTTCAACGAGATCTACAACGAGTACTTCGCCGGTCTCAAGGAAGCGCCGTCGGCCCGCACCACCGTCTACGTCGGCCTCCCCGCCGGCCTGCTGATCGAGATCGACGCGCTGGCCGTCCTCGGCTGA
- a CDS encoding gluconate:H+ symporter, which yields MHTGGLLLLIHGTAGLLTVAALGIGLLLVLIIKARVQPFVALLGVSIAVGLAAGLSVTELFGTVQKSSATSLIETGMGGTLGHIAIIIALGTMLGAILEISGGAEALSARLLNAFGEKRAPLAMGLTGLIFGIPVFFDVGIFVLAPIVYAAAKRGGKSMVLYAMPLLAGLSMTHAFLPPHPGPVAAAGLLHVQLGWVILMGAAVGIPSVIAAWVYAAWIGNRIFVPVPQDMVDAADEAKAAVAAEQQAAGVTPVETPVSLGTVLAIIGTPLILILCATFSSIALDPSTGRSVIEFFGHPFVALMIALFLAYYLLGIRRGWSRKSLETVSTASLKPVGNILLVVGAGGVFGAVLKGSGVAQALADAFDSAGLPIIVLAWLISVVLRVAQGSATVAIVTTAGIVAPMLSAGDFSQAHLALVIMAISAGSIFASHVNDGGFWMVSKYFGISERDTLKSWTVLESVLSVAGFAVAASLSLVI from the coding sequence ATGCACACCGGCGGCCTCCTGCTGCTGATCCACGGCACGGCCGGACTGCTGACCGTCGCCGCCCTCGGCATCGGCCTGCTGCTCGTCCTCATCATCAAGGCGCGCGTCCAGCCGTTCGTCGCCCTGCTCGGCGTCTCCATAGCAGTCGGCCTCGCCGCGGGCCTGTCCGTCACCGAACTCTTCGGCACGGTCCAGAAGTCCAGCGCCACCTCGCTCATCGAGACCGGCATGGGCGGCACCCTCGGCCACATCGCGATCATCATCGCGCTCGGCACGATGCTCGGCGCGATCCTGGAGATATCCGGCGGCGCCGAAGCCCTCTCGGCCCGCCTGCTCAACGCCTTCGGCGAGAAGCGCGCCCCGCTCGCGATGGGTCTGACCGGCCTCATCTTCGGCATCCCGGTCTTCTTCGACGTCGGCATCTTCGTCCTCGCGCCGATCGTCTACGCCGCCGCCAAGCGCGGCGGCAAGTCGATGGTCCTCTACGCGATGCCGCTGCTCGCGGGCCTCTCCATGACCCACGCCTTCCTGCCCCCGCACCCGGGCCCGGTCGCCGCGGCCGGCCTGCTGCACGTCCAGCTCGGCTGGGTCATCCTGATGGGCGCCGCGGTCGGCATCCCGTCCGTCATCGCCGCCTGGGTCTACGCCGCCTGGATCGGGAACCGCATCTTCGTCCCCGTCCCGCAGGACATGGTCGACGCCGCCGACGAGGCCAAGGCCGCCGTCGCCGCCGAGCAGCAGGCCGCGGGCGTCACCCCCGTCGAGACCCCCGTCTCGCTCGGCACGGTCCTCGCCATCATCGGCACCCCGCTCATCCTCATCCTGTGCGCGACGTTCTCCTCCATCGCCCTGGACCCCAGCACCGGCCGCTCGGTCATCGAGTTCTTCGGCCACCCCTTCGTGGCCCTGATGATCGCGCTCTTCCTCGCCTACTACCTGCTCGGCATCCGCCGCGGCTGGTCCCGCAAGTCCCTCGAGACCGTCTCGACGGCCTCGCTCAAGCCGGTCGGCAACATCCTGCTGGTCGTCGGCGCGGGCGGTGTCTTCGGCGCCGTCCTCAAGGGCAGCGGGGTCGCTCAGGCGCTCGCCGACGCCTTCGACAGCGCCGGCCTGCCGATCATCGTCCTGGCCTGGCTGATCTCGGTGGTCCTCCGCGTCGCCCAGGGCTCCGCGACCGTCGCCATCGTCACCACCGCCGGAATCGTCGCCCCCATGCTCTCCGCCGGCGACTTCTCCCAGGCCCACCTGGCCCTGGTCATCATGGCGATCTCCGCCGGCTCCATCTTCGCCTCACACGTCAACGACGGCGGCTTCTGGATGGTCTCCAAGTACTTCGGCATCTCCGAACGCGACACCCTCAAGTCCTGGACGGTCCTCGAATCCGTCCTCTCGGTGGCGGGCTTCGCGGTGGCCGCCTCGCTGAGCCTTGTTATCTAG
- a CDS encoding YfhO family protein, with the protein MPTKEAALKGAGDSATSDAGDTSDTSTTTTGTGDRGTAPAPHIRRRATALAALITALAFCVGDAVATTFPFGRHSRSVSDLGNQFVPFHAHLWDLLHGRADGGLLVNWQSGYGSSFLPDFGTYLSSPFALLVGLFPRDEIDLAVYVITVLKMASAGAAMAFLLLTLRKGRWWTAGTLGASYALCGWSMAEASYNLMWLDGLIAFPLLCLVGEWALTNRRPVLGPLVVALAWTANFYTAYMATIGAALVLLLRLLLGREDVRRKLAVLGRAVLATLLGIGLAAPLILVVFKATKLAHPGRVNEFAPAAMPDVLARLLPGTYTFGTPAVWVGTAALLLALTLPFNAAVARRERAGWSALVLIVLLSMQWKPTHLAWHAFATPNGSSYRQTFVLCGVLVIAGWLSLAQGVPRLKPLLGGVGLLVLVTAIGSTSVVTESWTVPLLALSLTAVLGSLVLLRSVEARRLTARWAPVLAAALLVGAQVAESAVSEASYDKARLGRLDDYGPWSQRQDVQSAAVSRSDGWPAYRTDPGLWQTVGNDPLVVGGQGAQYYSSLTSEVWASTLTALGGGYSSRGRSPRSIDGPVTDAIFSVGARLHSNQDPFRHPLRGPYTTTVSVSRMDVPPLVTVRPAGGPRSYGDNTFRNQEALLGASVYTVPRVDIRDADGTVPKLTLEGQYGVRAREAGKSGPTQVLRAHCPAGSEVFLSVPDFAGQGGLRGVSDGVRFDARPPQNRATVQPMGTVPASGDVRVDLIALGAGALPKEPIGCLDPVKLAARVAELKATGATRVSVSGSRLTAELPPGSTGVAVIAAPAIEGWSCSTGGGAARPAGNHLGLLSVPLDGTSRTISCDFTPPGLKAGSAVGGAAALGLCALAGYRWWSRRRRHTAAAAA; encoded by the coding sequence ATGCCGACGAAGGAAGCCGCCCTGAAAGGGGCCGGTGACAGCGCCACCAGTGATGCCGGCGACACCAGCGACACCAGCACCACCACCACCGGGACCGGGGACCGGGGGACCGCCCCAGCACCGCACATCCGCCGCCGTGCCACCGCCCTGGCCGCGCTGATCACAGCCCTGGCGTTCTGCGTCGGCGACGCCGTCGCGACGACCTTTCCGTTCGGACGCCACAGCCGGAGCGTCAGCGACCTGGGCAACCAGTTCGTACCGTTCCACGCGCACCTGTGGGACCTGCTGCACGGCAGGGCCGACGGCGGGCTGCTGGTCAACTGGCAGTCCGGGTACGGCTCCAGCTTCCTCCCCGACTTCGGCACGTATCTGAGCAGTCCCTTCGCGCTGCTGGTCGGGCTCTTCCCGCGGGACGAGATCGACCTCGCGGTGTACGTGATCACGGTGCTGAAGATGGCGTCGGCGGGCGCCGCGATGGCGTTCCTGCTGCTGACGCTCCGCAAGGGCCGCTGGTGGACGGCCGGGACGCTCGGCGCCTCGTACGCGCTGTGCGGCTGGTCGATGGCCGAGGCGTCGTACAACCTCATGTGGCTGGACGGGCTCATCGCGTTCCCGCTGCTGTGCCTGGTCGGCGAGTGGGCGCTGACGAACCGGCGCCCGGTGCTCGGGCCGCTGGTCGTCGCCCTCGCCTGGACGGCCAACTTCTACACGGCGTACATGGCGACGATCGGCGCCGCGCTCGTCCTGCTGCTGCGGCTGCTGCTCGGCCGGGAGGACGTTCGGCGCAAGCTCGCCGTGCTGGGGCGGGCCGTGCTGGCGACGCTGCTCGGCATCGGGCTGGCGGCGCCGCTGATCCTCGTCGTGTTCAAGGCGACGAAGCTCGCGCACCCCGGCCGCGTCAACGAGTTCGCGCCGGCCGCGATGCCCGATGTGCTGGCGCGGTTGCTGCCCGGCACGTACACCTTCGGGACCCCGGCCGTCTGGGTCGGCACGGCCGCGCTGCTGCTCGCGCTGACCCTGCCGTTCAACGCGGCGGTCGCCCGGCGGGAGCGGGCCGGCTGGAGCGCGCTCGTTCTCATCGTCCTGCTGTCCATGCAGTGGAAGCCCACCCACCTGGCCTGGCACGCGTTCGCCACGCCCAACGGCAGTTCCTACCGGCAGACGTTCGTGCTCTGCGGGGTGCTGGTCATCGCCGGCTGGCTGTCCCTCGCGCAGGGCGTGCCGCGGCTGAAGCCGCTGCTGGGCGGCGTCGGGCTGCTCGTGCTGGTGACCGCGATCGGGAGCACCAGCGTCGTCACGGAGTCCTGGACGGTGCCGCTGCTGGCGCTCTCCCTGACGGCCGTGCTCGGCAGCCTGGTGCTGCTGCGGTCGGTGGAGGCCCGGCGGCTCACCGCCCGCTGGGCGCCGGTGCTGGCCGCCGCGCTGCTGGTGGGCGCGCAGGTCGCGGAGTCCGCGGTCTCGGAGGCGTCCTACGACAAGGCGCGGCTCGGGCGGCTCGACGACTACGGGCCGTGGAGCCAGCGGCAGGACGTGCAGAGCGCCGCGGTCTCGCGGTCCGACGGCTGGCCCGCGTACCGCACCGATCCCGGTCTCTGGCAGACGGTCGGCAACGATCCGCTGGTCGTCGGCGGGCAGGGCGCCCAGTACTACAGCAGCCTCACCTCGGAGGTCTGGGCGAGCACGCTGACCGCGCTCGGCGGCGGCTACTCCTCGCGCGGCCGGTCGCCGCGCAGTATCGACGGCCCGGTCACGGACGCCATCTTCTCGGTCGGCGCCCGGCTGCACTCCAACCAGGACCCGTTCCGGCACCCGCTGCGCGGCCCGTACACGACGACGGTGTCGGTCTCACGGATGGACGTTCCCCCGCTGGTGACCGTCCGCCCGGCCGGCGGACCGCGGTCCTACGGCGACAACACGTTCCGCAACCAGGAGGCGCTGCTCGGTGCGAGCGTCTACACGGTTCCGCGGGTCGACATACGCGACGCCGACGGCACTGTGCCGAAGCTGACGCTGGAGGGCCAGTACGGGGTCAGGGCGCGCGAGGCGGGGAAGAGCGGGCCCACGCAGGTGCTGCGGGCGCACTGCCCGGCGGGCAGCGAAGTGTTCCTCTCGGTACCGGACTTCGCCGGCCAGGGCGGGCTGCGCGGGGTGTCGGACGGGGTGCGCTTCGACGCCCGCCCGCCGCAGAACCGCGCGACCGTCCAGCCCATGGGAACGGTGCCGGCCTCCGGCGATGTGCGGGTGGACCTGATAGCGCTGGGCGCCGGTGCGCTGCCCAAGGAGCCGATCGGCTGCCTCGATCCGGTGAAACTCGCCGCCCGGGTGGCCGAGTTGAAGGCCACCGGCGCGACGCGGGTGTCGGTGTCCGGCAGCCGTCTGACCGCCGAGCTGCCGCCCGGCAGCACGGGTGTCGCCGTGATCGCCGCCCCGGCGATCGAGGGATGGAGCTGCTCGACGGGCGGCGGCGCCGCCAGGCCGGCCGGCAACCACCTGGGCCTGCTGTCGGTCCCGCTGGACGGCACGTCGCGCACCATCAGCTGCGACTTCACCCCGCCGGGGCTGAAGGCGGGGTCCGCGGTGGGCGGCGCCGCGGCGCTGGGGCTCTGCGCACTGGCGGGGTACCGGTGGTGGTCGCGCAGACGCCGTCACACCGCGGCGGCCGCGGCATGA
- the cpaB gene encoding Flp pilus assembly protein CpaB: protein MNSRQRRGVVLLVVSVLCAVAAFAGVVTVIGNARSEVGPKVTAYQLTKDVPAYTAVTSGQLEKVRIPEKWLPDTAVRDLATVQGMVAAIPLKRGSLLESGMVAARPVLQSGQMEIAIMIDAETGVAGKITPGSKVNIFATFAGKKDTDPDISKIIVTGARVIDVGEIKAFDKSQDSQRQAAQGVPITFALDAADAQRVAFSESFARHVRLALIAPGDDSAPAAGDRTYTLAGDTGGKR from the coding sequence ATGAATTCACGTCAGCGACGCGGTGTCGTCCTCCTGGTGGTCTCCGTGCTGTGCGCGGTGGCGGCCTTCGCGGGAGTCGTCACGGTCATCGGCAACGCACGGTCGGAGGTCGGCCCGAAGGTCACCGCGTACCAGCTGACCAAGGACGTGCCGGCCTATACGGCGGTGACGTCCGGCCAGTTGGAGAAGGTCCGGATACCGGAGAAGTGGCTGCCCGACACCGCTGTGCGCGACCTCGCCACCGTCCAGGGGATGGTCGCGGCGATCCCGCTGAAACGCGGCTCCCTGCTGGAGTCCGGCATGGTCGCGGCGAGGCCGGTGCTCCAGTCCGGCCAGATGGAGATCGCCATCATGATCGACGCGGAGACCGGCGTCGCCGGGAAGATCACCCCGGGGTCGAAGGTCAACATCTTCGCCACCTTCGCGGGCAAGAAGGACACCGACCCCGACATCTCGAAGATCATCGTCACCGGGGCGCGGGTCATCGACGTCGGTGAGATCAAGGCGTTCGACAAGAGCCAGGACTCCCAGCGGCAGGCCGCGCAGGGCGTGCCGATCACGTTCGCCCTGGACGCGGCCGACGCCCAGCGCGTCGCGTTCTCCGAGTCCTTCGCCCGGCACGTCCGGCTGGCGCTGATCGCCCCGGGCGACGACAGCGCCCCGGCCGCGGGCGACCGCACGTACACCCTGGCGGGCGACACGGGAGGCAAGAGGTGA
- a CDS encoding AAA family ATPase — translation MIVRILSGTADPDAARALAGLLHQLPGAEPGPALPDSTLLLDTLARAAEAGIDELPEVVIVHDGITPMPALELIREVALRFPAVGVVLLTADPSPAVLSAAMDSGARGVIGLPLSYDELGARVEAAAAWAGGVRRHLSPQRALPAVAGGTLVAVAGAKGGVGTTVTAIQLALAAHAAGRSTALVDLDLQGGDIASYLDVQFRRSMADLADIADISSRVLHDAMYVHESGPALLLAPGEGERGEDVTDRSVRLVLHALRQRYEVVVVDCGTQLTTANAVAVETADTALLVTTPDVVAVRAAKRMVRMWDRLQIRKPQDTTTVVNRYTRGTEIQPSLVARITGTRVAASVVPAAFKELQSVIDAGRLHDLDNRSTVKQGLWALAAELGLAVGGHALPKAARRGRRGLRDDRGQVILETLGMTPIILITLILVWQAVLAGYTFTLAGHAADEAARAAAVGQDASAAGMRDLPEAWRGSAGIVTGKDGGTVTVTVNLKVPVLFPGAIDFPLTVHGHASTVDEEAKR, via the coding sequence GTGATCGTGAGGATCCTGTCCGGCACCGCTGACCCGGATGCCGCCCGCGCACTGGCCGGTCTGCTGCACCAGCTGCCCGGCGCCGAGCCGGGCCCCGCGCTGCCCGACTCCACGCTGCTGCTCGACACCCTCGCCCGCGCGGCCGAGGCGGGGATCGACGAGCTGCCCGAGGTCGTCATCGTGCACGACGGCATCACCCCGATGCCCGCGCTGGAACTGATACGGGAGGTCGCACTCCGCTTCCCGGCCGTCGGCGTCGTCCTGCTCACCGCCGACCCGAGCCCGGCCGTGCTCTCCGCCGCGATGGACTCCGGAGCGCGCGGCGTCATCGGACTGCCGCTGTCGTACGACGAGTTGGGCGCCCGCGTCGAGGCGGCCGCCGCCTGGGCGGGCGGGGTCCGCCGGCACCTCAGCCCGCAGCGCGCGCTGCCCGCCGTGGCCGGCGGCACCCTCGTCGCCGTCGCCGGCGCGAAGGGCGGCGTCGGCACCACCGTCACCGCCATCCAGCTCGCGCTGGCCGCGCACGCCGCCGGCCGGTCCACCGCCCTCGTCGACCTGGACCTGCAGGGCGGCGACATCGCCTCGTACCTGGACGTCCAGTTCCGCCGCTCGATGGCCGACCTCGCCGACATCGCCGACATCTCGTCGCGCGTCCTGCACGACGCGATGTACGTCCACGAGTCCGGGCCCGCCCTGCTGCTCGCCCCGGGCGAGGGCGAACGCGGCGAGGACGTCACGGACCGGTCGGTGCGGCTGGTCCTGCACGCGCTGCGGCAGCGGTACGAAGTGGTCGTCGTCGACTGCGGCACCCAGCTGACCACGGCCAACGCCGTGGCCGTCGAGACCGCCGACACGGCGCTGCTGGTCACCACCCCGGACGTCGTCGCGGTCCGGGCGGCCAAGCGCATGGTGCGGATGTGGGACCGGCTGCAGATCCGCAAGCCGCAGGACACCACGACCGTCGTCAACCGCTACACGCGCGGCACCGAGATCCAGCCGTCCCTCGTCGCCCGCATCACCGGCACCAGGGTCGCGGCCTCCGTCGTGCCCGCCGCGTTCAAGGAACTCCAGTCCGTCATCGACGCCGGACGCCTCCACGACCTCGACAACCGTTCCACGGTCAAGCAGGGCCTGTGGGCGCTGGCGGCCGAACTCGGCCTCGCCGTCGGCGGCCACGCGCTGCCCAAGGCGGCCAGACGCGGCAGGCGCGGCCTGCGCGACGACCGGGGCCAGGTGATCCTGGAGACCCTCGGCATGACGCCGATCATCCTCATCACCCTGATCCTGGTCTGGCAGGCGGTGCTCGCGGGCTACACGTTCACCCTCGCCGGCCACGCGGCGGACGAGGCGGCGCGGGCGGCGGCGGTGGGCCAGGACGCGTCGGCGGCGGGGATGCGGGACCTGCCGGAGGCGTGGCGCGGCAGCGCGGGCATCGTCACCGGCAAGGACGGCGGCACGGTCACCGTGACCGTCAACCTCAAGGTCCCCGTCCTGTTCCCGGGCGCGATCGACTTCCCGCTGACGGTGCACGGCCACGCGTCCACGGTGGACGAGGAGGCGAAGCGATGA
- a CDS encoding TadE/TadG family type IV pilus assembly protein, translating into MTVRRTPGWRERGSASLEFLGVLPILLLIALAGIQLGFVAYAVNQAGTAARTAARTAALRAPHPDAGEAGRNAVSDWLRAGTVISPASDDGDSVTETATINIPSVIPGVSIFGPVRRSATMPKEDTTP; encoded by the coding sequence ATGACGGTGCGGAGAACCCCTGGGTGGCGTGAACGCGGTTCGGCGTCCCTGGAGTTCCTCGGCGTGCTGCCGATCCTGCTGCTCATCGCGCTCGCCGGAATCCAGCTCGGCTTCGTCGCCTACGCCGTCAACCAGGCCGGCACCGCGGCCCGTACCGCCGCCCGCACCGCGGCGCTGCGCGCCCCGCACCCGGACGCGGGGGAAGCGGGCCGCAACGCGGTGAGCGACTGGCTGCGGGCCGGCACCGTCATCTCGCCCGCCTCCGACGACGGAGACTCCGTCACCGAGACCGCCACCATCAACATCCCGTCCGTCATCCCCGGCGTGAGCATCTTCGGTCCGGTGCGGCGCAGCGCGACCATGCCGAAAGAAGACACCACGCCATGA
- a CDS encoding CpaF family protein: protein MSLRARLAVTEEATPQTQEGHMVAVYRTKLLQEIDLAEMSALATAERRARLERVLGHIISREGPVLSTKERAGIIRRVVDEALGLGVLEPLLEDPTITEIMVNGPDKIYVERGGRVEQVAVRFSSAEQLLQTIERIVSTVNRRVDESNPMVDARLPSGERVNVIIPPLSLSGPTLTIRRFPRAYTLQELIALGTLDEHMLMLLSALVRAKCNIIVSGGTGSGKTTLLNALSGLIPDGERIITVEDAAELQLQQDHVIRLETRPPNVEGEGRITIRDLVRNSLRMRPDRIIVGEVRGGETLDMLQAMSTGHDGSLATVHANSAEDAVLRLQTLASMSEVKIPFEALRDQINSAVDVLVQLTRHVDGTRRIVEIAMLSSRGRDVFRLTSATRFRAEPLGADRIVRGWYEHHPLPRELAERLYLAGEHIPAAYGVGSSELELDIREAK, encoded by the coding sequence ATGAGCCTGCGCGCCCGCCTCGCCGTCACGGAAGAGGCCACCCCCCAGACCCAAGAGGGCCACATGGTGGCCGTCTACCGCACCAAGCTGCTCCAGGAGATCGACCTCGCCGAGATGTCGGCGCTCGCCACCGCCGAGCGGCGGGCCCGGCTGGAGCGGGTGCTCGGGCACATCATCAGCCGCGAGGGCCCGGTCCTGTCGACGAAGGAGCGCGCGGGCATCATCCGCCGCGTCGTGGACGAGGCGCTCGGTCTCGGCGTCCTCGAACCACTCCTCGAGGACCCGACCATCACCGAGATCATGGTCAACGGACCGGACAAGATCTACGTCGAGCGGGGCGGCCGGGTCGAGCAGGTGGCCGTCCGCTTCTCGTCCGCCGAGCAGCTGCTGCAGACCATCGAGCGCATCGTCTCGACCGTCAACCGCCGGGTCGACGAGTCCAATCCGATGGTCGACGCGCGCCTGCCGAGCGGTGAGCGCGTCAACGTCATCATCCCGCCGCTGTCGCTGAGCGGCCCGACGCTCACCATCCGCCGCTTCCCGCGCGCCTACACCCTGCAGGAACTGATAGCCCTCGGCACCCTCGACGAGCACATGCTGATGCTGCTCTCCGCGCTGGTCCGCGCGAAGTGCAACATCATCGTCAGCGGGGGCACCGGCTCCGGCAAGACGACGCTGCTCAACGCGCTGTCCGGGCTGATCCCGGACGGCGAGCGCATCATCACCGTCGAGGACGCCGCCGAGCTGCAGCTGCAGCAGGACCACGTCATCCGGCTGGAGACCCGGCCGCCGAACGTCGAGGGCGAGGGCCGCATCACCATCCGCGACCTCGTGCGGAACTCCCTGCGCATGCGCCCCGACCGCATCATCGTCGGCGAGGTCCGCGGCGGTGAGACCCTCGACATGCTCCAGGCGATGTCCACCGGCCACGACGGCTCGCTCGCTACCGTGCACGCCAACTCGGCCGAGGACGCGGTGCTGCGCCTGCAGACGCTGGCCTCGATGAGCGAGGTCAAGATCCCCTTCGAGGCGCTGCGCGACCAGATCAACAGCGCTGTGGACGTGCTCGTGCAGCTCACCCGGCATGTCGACGGCACCCGCCGCATCGTCGAGATCGCCATGCTCTCCTCCCGCGGCCGCGATGTCTTCCGGCTCACCAGCGCGACCCGCTTCCGCGCGGAGCCGCTCGGTGCCGACCGCATCGTCCGCGGCTGGTACGAGCACCACCCCCTCCCCAGGGAGCTCGCCGAGCGGCTGTACCTGGCCGGTGAACACATCCCGGCCGCCTACGGCGTCGGCTCCAGCGAACTGGAACTCGACATCCGGGAGGCCAAGTGA
- a CDS encoding type II secretion system F family protein: protein MSDQLPLIVIGVTLLALTLGVWGLHAWSGGRAERAALVERLAGELGSGAGRHVPFAALDRRVRATGWGGRLAGRLAATGTDLTPGQFTAAAVGLVGGAWLVADVVLAPFFGPIAGILAFWSAYSFLEWRRRVRTERFIAQLPELARVLANATQAGLALRTAVGMAADELEAPAGEELKKVADAMAMGHSVEEALAELQERLPSRELIVLVSTLVLSSRAGGSVVESLRNLTVTLEERKETRREIRTQMSQVTVTAYAVPVIGIGSLFLLNQIMPGSLSAMTGSNLGRICVLISLGLYAVGFWMIRRMSRIDV from the coding sequence GTGAGCGACCAGCTCCCGCTGATCGTCATCGGCGTCACCCTGCTCGCCCTGACGCTGGGTGTCTGGGGCCTGCACGCCTGGTCCGGCGGCCGCGCCGAACGCGCCGCCCTCGTCGAACGCCTCGCGGGCGAGCTGGGCTCGGGCGCCGGCCGCCATGTCCCCTTCGCCGCCCTGGACCGCCGGGTGCGCGCCACCGGCTGGGGCGGGCGCCTCGCCGGCCGCCTCGCCGCCACCGGCACCGACCTCACCCCCGGCCAGTTCACCGCGGCGGCCGTCGGCCTGGTCGGCGGCGCCTGGCTCGTCGCCGACGTCGTCCTCGCCCCCTTCTTCGGCCCGATCGCCGGAATCCTCGCGTTCTGGTCCGCGTACTCCTTCCTGGAGTGGCGCCGCCGGGTCCGCACCGAACGCTTCATCGCCCAACTGCCTGAACTGGCGCGCGTCCTGGCCAACGCCACCCAGGCCGGCCTCGCGCTGCGCACGGCGGTCGGCATGGCGGCGGACGAGCTGGAGGCCCCGGCGGGCGAGGAGCTCAAGAAGGTCGCCGACGCGATGGCGATGGGCCACTCCGTCGAGGAAGCCCTGGCCGAACTCCAGGAACGCCTGCCCAGCCGCGAGCTCATCGTCCTGGTCTCCACCCTCGTCCTGTCGAGCCGCGCGGGCGGCTCCGTCGTCGAGTCGCTCCGCAACCTGACGGTCACCCTGGAGGAGCGCAAGGAGACCCGGCGGGAGATCCGCACCCAGATGTCCCAGGTCACGGTCACCGCGTACGCCGTCCCCGTCATCGGCATCGGCTCGCTGTTCCTGCTGAACCAGATCATGCCGGGCTCACTGAGCGCGATGACCGGCTCCAACCTCGGGCGCATCTGCGTGCTGATCTCGCTGGGTCTCTATGCGGTGGGGTTCTGGATGATCCGCCGGATGTCAAGGATCGACGTATGA
- a CDS encoding DUF5936 domain-containing protein: MVMIGLGLALALALCAVGVVHAIALLRSDAKLPDDLMLALEVGRTRTTRTGNAVDQLGMRWSPMVMRWMGPARVAKMRMKIDHAGHPHGLTVERYAARRAVYGALGGLAALVLVIKGHWFLALVLAGYAWGWADLGLWLAVRKRRDDIERTLPDFLDVLAVVVSAGLGFRQALERVNTVYKGPWSDEIRIALRQMDVGVSRRDAFDQLRNRNRSDQVSQFVSTLQQGEELGAPIARTLLQIAQDMRRTEAQNARRRAARAVPKATGVITTLLVPATMILLLTGTIMGSQINFNQIMGNG; the protein is encoded by the coding sequence ATGGTGATGATCGGTCTCGGGCTGGCTCTCGCCCTTGCACTGTGCGCGGTAGGCGTCGTCCACGCGATCGCCCTCCTGCGCTCCGACGCCAAGCTCCCCGACGACCTGATGCTCGCCCTGGAAGTAGGCCGCACCCGAACCACCCGCACCGGCAACGCCGTCGACCAACTCGGCATGCGCTGGTCCCCGATGGTGATGCGCTGGATGGGCCCCGCCCGCGTCGCCAAAATGCGCATGAAGATCGACCACGCGGGACACCCGCACGGGTTGACGGTGGAACGGTACGCGGCGCGGCGGGCGGTGTACGGGGCGCTGGGCGGGCTGGCGGCGCTGGTGCTGGTGATCAAGGGCCACTGGTTCCTGGCACTGGTTCTTGCAGGCTACGCCTGGGGCTGGGCCGACCTGGGCCTCTGGCTCGCGGTCCGCAAGCGCCGCGACGACATCGAGCGCACGCTTCCCGACTTCCTGGACGTGCTGGCGGTGGTGGTGAGCGCGGGACTCGGCTTCCGCCAGGCGCTGGAGCGCGTCAACACGGTCTACAAGGGCCCGTGGTCGGACGAGATCCGTATCGCGCTGCGGCAGATGGATGTGGGCGTGAGCCGCCGCGACGCTTTCGATCAATTGCGGAATCGAAATCGAAGCGATCAGGTAAGCCAGTTCGTGAGCACTCTGCAGCAAGGCGAAGAGCTGGGCGCACCGATCGCCCGCACCCTTCTGCAGATAGCCCAGGACATGCGCAGGACTGAAGCGCAGAACGCCCGTCGGCGAGCGGCGAGAGCAGTTCCCAAAGCCACAGGCGTGATCACCACATTGCTTGTGCCCGCGACCATGATCCTGCTGCTCACCGGCACGATCATGGGTTCCCAGATCAACTTCAACCAGATCATGGGGAATGGGTGA